A DNA window from Brassica napus cultivar Da-Ae chromosome A4, Da-Ae, whole genome shotgun sequence contains the following coding sequences:
- the LOC106448639 gene encoding NAC domain-containing protein 43-like, which translates to MMSESMSISVNGQSQVPPGFRFHPTEEELLQYYLRKKVNSIKIDLDVIRDVDLNKLEPWDIQEMCKIGTTPQNDWYFFSHKDKKYPTGTRTNRATTVGFWKATGRDKIIYSNGRRIGMRKTLVFYKGRAPHGQKSDWIMHEYRLEDKVISPEDVTVHEVVTIIGEASQDEGWVVCRIFKKKNLHKTLNSPNGGASLSGSGDMARMSSSSHFFDDDSLEQFLELMGRSCKEELTLDPLMKLPNLESPNSQTFNNNCHVSSPDTNHVIQVSNVIDTSFVSSWSALDRFVASQLNGPSISAVDESHADQDHLALSSLRSPYPSLNRSGSYHDGLSQEHPAELELWNTTTSSLSSSSDPFCHVSNGSG; encoded by the exons ATGATGTCGGAATCTATGAGCATATCAGTGAACGGACAATCTCAAGTGCCTCCTGGGTTTAGGTTTCACCCGACCGAGGAAGAGCTGTTGCAGTATTATCTCCGGAAGAAAGTAAATAGCATCAAGATCGACCTCGACGTTATTCGCGACGTTGATCTCAACAAGCTCGAGCCTTGGGATATTCAAG AGATGTGTAAAATAGGAACAACGCCTCAAAACGACTGGTATTTCTTTAGCCACAAAGACAAAAAATATCCGACGGGAACGAGAACTAACCGAGCTACGACTGTCGGATTTTGGAAAGCAACGGGCCGCGACAAGATCATATATAGTAATGGCCGTAGGATTGGGATGAGAAAGACTCTTGTTTTCTACAAAGGCCGAGCTCCTCATGGCCAAAAATCTGACTGGATCATGCATGAATACAGACTCGAAGACAAAGTTATTTCCCCTGAAGATGTCACCGTTCATGAG gTGGTGACTATCATTGGGGAGGCATCACAAGACGAAGGATGGGTGGTGTGTCGTATtttcaagaagaagaatcttCACAAAACCCTAAACAGTCCCAATGGAGGAGCTTCCCTGAGTGGCAGCGGAGACATGGCGAGGATGTCGTCCTCATCTCACTTCTTCGACGATGATAGTCTCGAGCAATTCTTAGAACTTATGGGGCGATCTTGTAAAGAAGAGCTAACTCTAGACCCTCTCATGAAACTCCCAAACCTCGAGAGCCCTAACAGTCAAACATTCAACAACAACTGCCACGTCAGCTCCCCCGACACAAATCATGTCATCCAGGTCAGCAACGTGATCGACACTAGCTTCGTTTCTAGCTGGTCCGCTTTAGACCGGTTTGTGGCCTCGCAGCTAAACGGACCCTCGATCTCAGCCGTCGATGAGAGCCACGCGGATCAAGATCACCTCGCTTTATCTTCCCTCCGATCTCCATACCCTAGCCTAAACCGGTCCGGTTCGTACCACGATGGGTTATCGCAGGAACATCCAGCGGAGTTGGAGCTATGGAACACGACAACGTCATCACTATCATCATCGTCTGACCCATTTTGCCACGTGTCTAACGGTAGTGGATAA